A window from Caulobacter sp. X encodes these proteins:
- the ccoN gene encoding cytochrome-c oxidase, cbb3-type subunit I has product MSAPSNTSAGPPAGSSLLLIISVIGAFLAILGAGLTHDPIFRLQAGTVALAGVIAAFVLNGGLAGGTLRDHPDQYSDNVIKAGVIATMFWAAAGLLVGVIIAAQLAWPRIFYFPEFGFLNFGRLRPLHTSAVIFAFGGNALIATSFWVVQRTCKARLAGGIAPWFVFWGYQLFIVMAATGYLMGATQGKEYAEPEWYTDLWLTIVWVAYLLVFLGTIWKRKEPHIYVANWFYLAFIVTIALLHLVNNAAVPVGLLNHKSYGVMSGVQDALTQWWYGHNAVGFFLTAGFLAMMYYFVPKRVERPVYSYRLSIVHFWALIFIYIWAGPHHLHYTALPQWAQTLGMTFSIMLWMPSWGGMINGLMTLSGAWDKLRTDPVVRMMVVSIAFYGMSTFEGPVMSIRAVNALSHYTDWTIGHVHSGALGWVGFISFGAVYCLVPWLWKKPGLYSNKMVEWHFWIATTGILLYIAAMWVSGIMEGLMWREYTPQGFLAYSFIETVSAKHIENIIRTVGGLMYLTGALIMIVNLWKTISTPSAELADAPAAPANAIA; this is encoded by the coding sequence ATGTCCGCCCCCTCAAACACCAGTGCTGGTCCGCCCGCGGGCTCCAGCCTCCTCCTAATAATCTCGGTTATCGGCGCCTTTTTGGCGATTTTGGGGGCGGGTCTAACCCATGACCCCATTTTCCGCCTGCAAGCCGGAACCGTCGCGCTGGCCGGCGTCATCGCCGCCTTCGTCCTGAACGGCGGTCTCGCCGGGGGGACGCTGCGCGACCATCCCGACCAGTACTCCGACAACGTCATCAAGGCCGGCGTCATCGCCACCATGTTCTGGGCGGCGGCGGGCTTGCTGGTGGGGGTGATCATCGCCGCCCAGCTGGCCTGGCCGAGGATCTTCTACTTCCCCGAGTTCGGTTTCCTGAACTTCGGGCGGCTGCGGCCTCTGCACACCTCGGCGGTGATCTTCGCGTTCGGCGGCAACGCCCTGATCGCGACGTCCTTCTGGGTCGTCCAGCGCACCTGCAAGGCGCGTCTGGCGGGCGGCATCGCGCCGTGGTTCGTGTTCTGGGGCTACCAGCTGTTCATCGTGATGGCCGCGACCGGCTACCTGATGGGCGCGACCCAGGGCAAGGAATACGCCGAACCCGAATGGTACACCGACCTGTGGCTGACGATCGTCTGGGTGGCCTATCTGCTGGTCTTCCTGGGCACGATCTGGAAGCGCAAGGAGCCGCATATCTATGTGGCGAACTGGTTCTACTTGGCCTTCATCGTCACCATCGCGCTGCTGCACCTAGTGAACAACGCCGCAGTTCCGGTCGGCCTGCTGAACCACAAGTCCTACGGCGTGATGTCCGGCGTCCAGGACGCTCTGACCCAGTGGTGGTACGGCCACAACGCGGTCGGCTTCTTCCTGACCGCCGGCTTCCTGGCCATGATGTACTACTTCGTGCCCAAGCGCGTTGAGCGTCCGGTCTACAGCTACCGTCTGTCGATCGTGCACTTCTGGGCCCTGATCTTCATCTACATCTGGGCCGGCCCGCACCACCTGCACTACACAGCCCTGCCGCAGTGGGCGCAGACCCTGGGCATGACCTTCTCGATCATGCTGTGGATGCCCTCCTGGGGCGGCATGATCAACGGCCTGATGACCCTGTCGGGCGCGTGGGACAAGCTGCGCACCGACCCCGTCGTCCGCATGATGGTCGTCTCGATCGCCTTCTACGGCATGTCGACCTTCGAAGGTCCGGTGATGTCGATCCGCGCCGTCAACGCGCTGAGCCACTACACCGACTGGACCATCGGCCACGTGCACTCCGGCGCTCTGGGCTGGGTCGGCTTCATCAGCTTCGGGGCGGTCTACTGCCTCGTTCCGTGGCTGTGGAAGAAGCCGGGCCTGTACTCGAACAAGATGGTCGAGTGGCACTTCTGGATCGCGACCACCGGGATCCTGCTCTACATCGCCGCGATGTGGGTGTCGGGCATCATGGAAGGCCTGATGTGGCGGGAATACACCCCGCAAGGCTTCCTGGCCTACAGCTTCATCGAGACCGTCTCGGCCAAGCATATCGAGAACATCATCCGCACCGTTGGCGGTCTGATGTACCTGACCGGCGCGCTGATCATGATCGTCAACCTCTGGAAGACGATCAGCACGCCCTCCGCCGAGCTGGCCGACGCTCCGGCCGCCCCCGCCAACGCGATCGCCTGA